GTGGCTGTCGGTCTGTTTTTATGGAGACACCATTACCGATTCCGATGAGGAGGGCGACCTCATACCCGAAGGGCTGTTAGGGGATGACGGTTACTGTTTCGATCTGGTGGAAGCGGATGACGCTTTAGCGGCCTACGTGCGCGAGCGCATTCAGGAGGCGTACAGAAGTCAGAACTGATCATAAAAGGAGCAAAAACCCATGCAACCTCCGGCTATGATTCTGCCCGGCAGCAGGCAGATCGACTGGCACCGTTTCGAAGCCTCGCTTTACGACCGTTTTGCCGTAAATGCCGTTGCCCTGACCCGCAGCGGCACGCGGAAAACCGAGGGCGACGTCCCCTGGGCCAACGATCTTTGCCGGCTGATAAAGACCCACCCCGACGGCGCGGACCGGATCTGCAGCAAACTGCTGAAGATCCTGATGCAGGCGGCCAGGGCAAAAGAGGCCTTCATCACCGGCGAGTGCGCCGCCGGCATGAACAAGTGGGTGCTGCCCATTGTACAGGACGACGAGATCGACGGGTTCGTCAACATCTGCGGTCGCCCCTTCTGCAATGCGGAAAGGATTTACACCGATTACATCAGCCAGACCATTCAGGTGGACGAGGCAACCATCCTGAAGATGCTGCCCTGCCTCCAGCCCATCGACCCGCGCACGTTGAAGGAGATGAA
This is a stretch of genomic DNA from Deltaproteobacteria bacterium. It encodes these proteins:
- a CDS encoding PocR ligand-binding domain-containing protein; translated protein: MQPPAMILPGSRQIDWHRFEASLYDRFAVNAVALTRSGTRKTEGDVPWANDLCRLIKTHPDGADRICSKLLKILMQAARAKEAFITGECAAGMNKWVLPIVQDDEIDGFVNICGRPFCNAERIYTDYISQTIQVDEATILKMLPCLQPIDPRTLKEM